Proteins encoded together in one Cicer arietinum cultivar CDC Frontier isolate Library 1 chromosome 4, Cicar.CDCFrontier_v2.0, whole genome shotgun sequence window:
- the LOC101502230 gene encoding L-type lectin-domain containing receptor kinase S.6, protein MLYHSLFFIIITFTNLILPSLSFLTSQNLTLFGDASFTDNSITLTKQLTCLSSSSSFGRAFYLYPVRFLDPLTNSTPSFSCRFSFSILSSPSCPSSSGDGIAFLISSTTRFSSLSRNGYMGLPSDNQEESSYFAVEFDTSFDPSLGDINGNHIGIDLSNVVSFASVDALSRGVDLKSGKIITAWIEYRDDMKMVRVWVGYSSTRPPTPILASLVDLSERFKEFMHVGFSASNGQGSSFHLVHHWKFKTLSYSHSVSPMDMIEEGDCFLCYGDDSIGSKKKGKIFRRKKIGEIALGIGGVTAFVVSALAAAVVICVFLRRKKGFVRKIKEGQSCRFQTNKVPMRLSLSEITSATMGFNKDMLVGEGASAKVYKGSLPLGGDVAVKRFEKVDDLDCLHNPFATEFATMVGCLRHKNLVQLKGWCCEGNELVLVYEYLPNGSLDKVLHRNLTSSIVLSWKQRVNIILGVAAALTYLHEECERQIIHRDVKTCNVMLDADFNAKLGDFGLAEVYEHSSSTRDATIPAGTMGYLAPEYVYSGVPTVKTDVYSFGVVVIEVATGRKPVGEDGTVVGDYVWNLWEKNRIIEAADRKLMGKFDVVEMERMLLVGLVCVHPDYEKRPRVRDAARMIKKEAPLPLLPQSKPRVRIRPVCPNDTPETQNVVGDWLSADEAPYLTPRSQFY, encoded by the coding sequence AACCTCATTCTCCCTTCACTTTCCTTCCTCACTTCACAAAACCTCACACTCTTTGGTGATGCTTCTTTCACCGACAACTCCATTACTCTCACCAAACAACTCActtgtctttcttcttcttcttcttttggaAGAGCTTTTTACCTCTACCCTGTTCGTTTTCTTGACCCTTTAACAAACTCAACACCTTCTTTCTCATGTCGTTTCTCTTTCTCCATTCTCTCTTCACCTTCTTGCCCTTCTTCTTCTGGTGATGGCATTGCCTTTCTCATTTCATCAACCACTCGTTTCTCATCTCTCTCTCGTAATGGTTACATGGGTCTTCCTTCTGATAACCAAGAAGAATCTTCTTATTTCGCTGTCGAATTCGACACCAGTTTTGATCCTTCTCTTGGTGACATTAATGGAAACCATATTGGTATTGATCTTAGCAATGTTGTTTCTTTTGCTTCTGTTGATGCTCTTTCACGTGGAGTTGATTTGAAAAGTGGCAAAATTATCACTGCATGGATAGAGTATAGAGATGATATGAAAATGGTTCGTGTTTGGGTTGGTTACTCTTCAACTAGGCCTCCAACTCCGATTCTTGCTTCACTTGTTGATCTTTCTGAGAGATTCAAAGAGTTTATGCATGTTGGTTTCTCTGCCTCTAATGGCCAGGGTTCAAGTTTTCACCTTGTTCATCATTGGAAGTTCAAAACTTTGAGTTACTCTCATTCTGTTAGTCCTATGGATATGATAGAAGAAGGTGATTGTTTCTTGTGTTATGGTGATGATTCAATAGGTTCCAAGAAAAAAGGTAAAATTTTTAGAAGGAAAAAGATTGGTGAAATTGCTCTTGGAATAGGTGGAGTGACAGCTTTTGTTGTTTCAGCATTAGCAGCAGCTGTTGTGATATGTGTTTTCTTGAGAAGGAAAAAGGGTTTTGTTAGAAAGATTAAAGAAGGTCAAAGTTGTAGATTTCAGACAAATAAAGTTCCAATGAGGTTATCACTTTCAGAGATTACATCAGCTACAATGGGTTTTAACAAAGATATGCTTGTTGGTGAAGGTGCATCAGCAAAAGTTTATAAAGGGTCACTTCCACTTGGAGGTGATGTTGCTGTGAAGAGGTTTGAGAAAGTTGATGATTTGGATTGTTTACACAACCCTTTTGCAACTGAATTTGCCACAATGGTAGGTTGCTTGCGGCACAAGAATCTAGTTCAGCTTAAAGGATGGTGTTGTGAAGGGAATGAATTGGTTTTGGTTTATGAGTACTTACCAAATGGAAGTCTTGATAAAGTTCTACATAGAAACTTAACTTCTTCAATTGTTCTTTCATGGAAGCAAAGGGTTAACATAATTCTAGGTGTCGCTGCGGCTCTTACTTATCTTCATGAAGAGTGTGAGAGACAAATCATTCATAGAGATGTAAAGACATGTAACGTAATGCTTGATGCTGATTTCAATGCAAAGCTAGGTGATTTTGGACTAGCAGAAGTGTATGAACATAGTTCTAGTACAAGGGATGCTACTATACCGGCGGGAACAATGGGATATCTAGCACCTGAGTATGTTTATTCGGGCGTTCCTACGGTGAAGACCGACGTGTATAGTTTCGGTGTGGTGGTGATTGAAGTAGCAACTGGGAGGAAACCTGTTGGAGAGGATGGAACTGTGGTTGGTGATTATGTTTGGAACTTGTGGGAGAAAAACAGAATCATTGAAGCTGCTGATAGAAAATTGATGGGGAAGTTTGATGTAGTTGAAATGGAAAGAATGTTATTGGTAGGGCTTGTTTGTGTGCATCCTGATTATGAAAAGAGGCCTAGAGTGAGAGATGCAGCTAGAATGATTAAGAAAGAAGCACCACTTCCTTTGTTGCCACAAAGTAAACCAAGGGTGAGGATTAGGCCTGTTTGTCCTAATGATACACCTGAAACACAAAATGTTGTTGGTGATTGGCTTAGTGCTGATGAGGCTCCTTATTTGACTCCTAGGAGCCAGTTTTATTAg
- the LOC101501681 gene encoding PHD finger-containing protein 1-like isoform X2, with translation MDIVCLKCGDVGFKEAIVFCSKCQSYALHRYCLDGPVIFIDDVIWFCEDCEPKPIALYSLDQSTLLSSKTTNSANLANNAIQSRRKLKYCIKRPKKSNQRHKKKIGEKQKKEKVNSGLVAKTKVLLSDSSCLPELEHPQCSISHRQENESKNECGPVPTDATNSNVDAQPIAEPIWRGNLFFCNEAIVTVNGLQAHLSSLASLKVLTEARLFPEVLCADLLPRSVVWPNSFKNEGPTNQNIALYFFGSEKIFDKLVDDIIRKEVAIRVGTKNAVLLIFPSTLLPIQHQKFQTKYYLWGVFRKKSNFT, from the exons ATG GACATTGTTTGTCTCAAGTGTGGCGATGTAGGTTTTAAAGAggctatagttttttgtagcaAATGTCAATCTTATGCTTTGCACAG GTACTGTTTAGATGGGCCTGTGATTTTTATTGATGATGTTATATGGTTTTGTGAGGATTGTGAACCAAAGCCAATAGCACTATATTCACTTGATCAATCTACACTTCTCTCATCTAAAACAACTAACTCTGCAAATTTGGCCAACAATGCAATCCAATCCCGAAGAAAACTGAAATATTGCATAAAGAGACCAAAGAAAAGCAATCAACGGCATAAAAAGAAGATTGGAGAGAAGcagaagaaagaaaaagttAACTCTGGCTTAGTTGCTAAAACAAAGGTCCTTTTATCTGACAGTAGCTGTTTACCTGAGCTTGAGCATCCTCAATGTAGTATCAGCCACAGACAAGAAAATGAATCTAAAAATGAGTGTGGGCCAGTTCCAACAGATGCAACAAATTCCAATGTTGATGCACAACCTATTGCTGAACCAATATGGAG GGGAAATTTGTTCTTCTGCAATGAAGCTATTGTCACTGTCAATGGACTTCAGGCCCATTTGTCCAGTTTAGCATCCCTCAAAGTTCTAACCGAGGCAAGACTTTTCCCGGAAGTGCTTTGCGCAGATTTGCTTCCCAGATCTGTGGTGTGGCCTAATAGTTTCAAGAATGAAGGACCAACTAATCAGAACATTGCTCTTTATTTCTTTGG ATCGGAAAAGATCTTTGACAAGCTGGTTGATGATATCATTCGCAAAGAAGTAGCCATAAGAGTTGGGACAAAAAATGCAGTGCTTTTAATTTTTCCTTCCACCTTGCTGCCAATCCAACATCAGA aatttcaaaccaaatattacttGTGGGGTGTCTtcagaaaaaaatcaaacttcaCATGA
- the LOC101501681 gene encoding PHD finger-containing protein 1-like isoform X1, translating to MDIVCLKCGDVGFKEAIVFCSKCQSYALHRYCLDGPVIFIDDVIWFCEDCEPKPIALYSLDQSTLLSSKTTNSANLANNAIQSRRKLKYCIKRPKKSNQRHKKKIGEKQKKEKVNSGLVAKTKVLLSDSSCLPELEHPQCSISHRQENESKNECGPVPTDATNSNVDAQPIAEPIWRGNLFFCNEAIVTVNGLQAHLSSLASLKVLTEARLFPEVLCADLLPRSVVWPNSFKNEGPTNQNIALYFFGYERSEKIFDKLVDDIIRKEVAIRVGTKNAVLLIFPSTLLPIQHQKFQTKYYLWGVFRKKSNFT from the exons ATG GACATTGTTTGTCTCAAGTGTGGCGATGTAGGTTTTAAAGAggctatagttttttgtagcaAATGTCAATCTTATGCTTTGCACAG GTACTGTTTAGATGGGCCTGTGATTTTTATTGATGATGTTATATGGTTTTGTGAGGATTGTGAACCAAAGCCAATAGCACTATATTCACTTGATCAATCTACACTTCTCTCATCTAAAACAACTAACTCTGCAAATTTGGCCAACAATGCAATCCAATCCCGAAGAAAACTGAAATATTGCATAAAGAGACCAAAGAAAAGCAATCAACGGCATAAAAAGAAGATTGGAGAGAAGcagaagaaagaaaaagttAACTCTGGCTTAGTTGCTAAAACAAAGGTCCTTTTATCTGACAGTAGCTGTTTACCTGAGCTTGAGCATCCTCAATGTAGTATCAGCCACAGACAAGAAAATGAATCTAAAAATGAGTGTGGGCCAGTTCCAACAGATGCAACAAATTCCAATGTTGATGCACAACCTATTGCTGAACCAATATGGAG GGGAAATTTGTTCTTCTGCAATGAAGCTATTGTCACTGTCAATGGACTTCAGGCCCATTTGTCCAGTTTAGCATCCCTCAAAGTTCTAACCGAGGCAAGACTTTTCCCGGAAGTGCTTTGCGCAGATTTGCTTCCCAGATCTGTGGTGTGGCCTAATAGTTTCAAGAATGAAGGACCAACTAATCAGAACATTGCTCTTTATTTCTTTGGGTATGAAAG ATCGGAAAAGATCTTTGACAAGCTGGTTGATGATATCATTCGCAAAGAAGTAGCCATAAGAGTTGGGACAAAAAATGCAGTGCTTTTAATTTTTCCTTCCACCTTGCTGCCAATCCAACATCAGA aatttcaaaccaaatattacttGTGGGGTGTCTtcagaaaaaaatcaaacttcaCATGA
- the LOC101502549 gene encoding ABC transporter C family member 10-like — MTGFWSVFCGESDCSKQCSFDVKFLIDPSTCINHLLISCFDLLLLIMLLSVVIQKSSLKPYQGLIHRQRYSNLQLVSAITNSALGLVHLFFGIWILEEKLRKNKTALPLDLWLLEFIQGLTWLLVGLSLSLKFKQLPRTWLKLFSVLIFLVSGLNCGLSLFYAINSIQLSLKVALDVLSFPGAILLLLCTYKYKDTDREIDESLYTPLNGESNKNDSVSHVTLFAKAGFFSRMSFQWLNPLMKSGKEKTLEDEDVPKLREEDRAESCYSLFLDQLNKQKKKDPSSQPSVLLTLFLCHWREILISGFFALLKVLALSSGPMLLNSFILVAEGHESFKYEGFVLAVVLFFIKIIESLSQRQWYFRSRLVGLKVRSLLTAAVYKKQLRLSNSARLVHSSGEIMNYVTVDAYRIGEFPYWFHQTWTTSFQLCISLVILFNAVGLATIASLVVIVITVLCNTPLAKLQHKFQSKLMVAQDERLKATSEALVNMKVLKLYAWETSFKNSIERLRNEEMKWLSAVQLRKAYNTFLFWSSPVLVSAASFGACYFLNVPLHANNVFTFVATLRLVQDPIRTIPDVIGVVIQAKVAFARILKFLEAAELQSENVRKKGSDGNMKGSISIKSADFAWEDNNVSKPTLRNINLEVRSGQKVAICGEVGSGKSTLLAAILREVPNTQGKIDVYGKFAYVSQTAWIQTGTVRDNILFGSTMDAQKYQETLHRSSLVKDLELFPHGDLTEIGERGVNLSGGQKQRIQLARALYQNADIYLLDDPFSAVDAQTATNLFNEYIMEGLAGKTILLVTHQVDFLPAFDFLLLMSDGEIIQAAPYHQLLTTSKEFQELVNAHKETAGSDRLVDVTSSARHSNPAKEIRKTYVEKEQQYEAPKGDQLIKQEEREIGDQGFKPYLQYLNQNRGYVYFSVASVSHLIFVIGQILQNSWMAANVDNPKVSTLRLILVYLLIGVTSTVFLLMRSLFTVALGLQSSKSLFLRLLNSLFRAPMSFYDSTPLGRILSRVSSDLSIVDLDVPFGLLFTVGATTNCYASLTVLAVVTWQVLFVSIPMVYFALRLQKYYFASAKELMRMNGTTKSFVANHLAESVAGAVTIRAFEEEDRFFVKNLDLIDINGTPFFHSFAANEWLIQRLETVSAVVLASAALCMVILPPGTFSSGFIGMALSYGLSLNASLVFSIQNQCNIANYIISVERLNQYMHVKSEAPEVIEGNRPPVNWPIVGKVEIKELQIRYRPDAPLVLRGITCTFEGGHKIGIVGRTGSGKTTLIGALFRLVEPEGGKIIVDGIDISSIGLHDLRSRFGIIPQDPTLFNGTVRYNLDPLSQHSDQEIWEVLGKCQLQEAVQEKEGGLDSSVVEDGANWSMGQRQLFCLGRALLRRSRVLVLDEATASIDNATDLILQKTIRTEFADCTVITVAHRIPTVMDCTKVLAISDGKLVEYDEPMNLMKREGSLFGKLVKEYWSHFQSAESH, encoded by the exons ATGACTGGATTTTGGAGTGTGTTTTGTGGGGAATCTGATTGTTCAAAGCAGTGCAGTTTTGATGTTAAGTTTCTCATTGATCCTTCCACATGTATCAACCATTTGTTGATATCTTGCTTTGATTTATTGCTTCTCATCATGCTCCTATCTGTAGTGATCCAAAAGTCATCATTAAAACCATATCAGGGTCTTATACACAGGCAAAGATATTCAAATCTGCAACTAGTTTCTGCCATAACCAATAGTGCTCTTGGCTTGGTGCATTTATTCTTCGGCATTTGGATTTTAGAGGAGAAGTTGAGGAAAAATAAAACTGCATTGCCTCTTGATTTGTGGTTGCTagaatttattcaaggactaaCATGGCTGTTAGTTGGTTTATCATTAAGCCTTAAGTTTAAACAACTTCCAAGAACATGGTTAAAGCTTTTTTCTGTTCTAATATTCTTGGTTTCTGGTTTAAACTGTGGTTTATCCTTGTTTTATGCAATCAATAGCATACAACTTTCACTCAAGGTAGCATTAGATGTTCTATCTTTTCCGGGCgcaattttattactattatgcACATACAAGTATAAGGACACTGACCGAGAAATCGATGAAAGCCTTTACACACCTTTAAATGGtgagtcaaataaaaatgattcTGTTAGCCATGTAACTCTATTTGCCAAAGCTGGATTCTTCAGTAGGATGTCATTTCAGTGGCTGAATCCATTGATGAAGAGCGGGAAAGAGAAAACACTTGAGGATGAAGATGTTCCAAAGTTGAGGGAGGAAGATAGAGCAGAAAGTTGTTATTCGCTGTTTCTAGACCAATTAAACAAGCAGAAAAAGAAGGATCCATCTTCACAACCATCTGTTTTGTTGACATTATTTTTATGTCACTGGAGAGAAATTCTGATATCTGGATTCTTTGCATTGCTCAAGGTACTTGCACTGTCTTCTGGACCCATGCTTCTTAATTCCTTTATATTAGTTGCTGAAGGCCATGAGAGTTTCAAATATGAAGGTTTTGTATTGGCCGTAGtacttttctttataaaaattatagaatCTCTATCACAAAGGCAATGGTACTTTCGCTCGAGACTCGTCGGTCTTAAAGTTCGTTCACTGTTAACTGCAGCAGTTTATAAAAAGCAACTGAGGTTATCCAATTCAGCTAGATTGGTGCACTCTAGTGGTGAGATAATGAATTATGTGACTGTGGATGCTTATAGAATTGGAGAATTTCCTTATTGGTTTCACCAAACATGGACAACTAGCTTCCAACTGTGTATCTCATTAGTAATACTTTTCAATGCTGTTGGGCTAGCTACAATTGCTTCCTTGGTAGTGATAGTTATCACAGTACTTTGCAATACACCCCTTGCAAAGTTGCAACATAAGTTTCAAAGCAAACTTATGGTGGCACAAGATGAGAGATTGAAGGCTACTTCTGAGGCTCTTGTCAATATGAAGGTGCTGAAGTTGTATGCTTGGGAAACAAGCTTTAAGAATTCTATTGAAAGATTAAGGAATGAGGAGATGAAATGGTTGTCTGCAGTGCAATTGAGAAAGGCATACAATACCTTTCTCTTTTGGTCCTCACCAGTTTTAGTCTCTGCTGCTTCATTTGGAGCGTGTTACTTTCTTAATGTTCCTTTGCATGCAAATAATGTTTTCACTTTTGTTGCGACTTTGCGCCTTGTTCAAGATCCGATTAGAACCATCCCTGATGTTATTGGGGTAGTCATTCAGGCGAAAGTTGCATTCGCCCGGATTCTAAAATTTTTGGAGGCAGCTGAGCTGCAGAGTGAAAATGTTAGGAAAAAAGGTTCTGATGGCAATATGAAGGGCTCAATTTCAATAAAATCTGCTGATTTTGCATGGGAAGATAATAATGTATCGAAACCAACATTGAGAAACATAAATTTGGAAGTTAGATCTGGACAAAAGGTGGCTATTTGTGGAGAGGTTGGCTCAGGAAAATCCACTCTCTTGGCAGCAATTCTCAGAGAAGTTCCTAACACTCAAGGAAAA ATTGATGTGTATGGAAAGTTTGCCTATGTTTCTCAAACAGCATGGATACAGACAGGTACAGTAAGGGATAATATATTGTTTGGATCAACTATGGATGCTCAAAAATATCAGGAAACTCTTCACAGGTCTTCACTAGTGAAAGACCTTGAGTTGTTTCCCCATGGTGATCTCACTGAAATAGGAGAGAGAGGGGTTAACTTGAGTGGAGGTCAGAAGCAGCGAATTCAACTTGCCCGTGCTCTTTATCAGAATGCTGATATATATCTCTTGGATGATCCATTCAGTGCTGTCGATGCACAAACTGCCACAAATTTGTTTAAT GAATACATTATGGAAGGGCTTGCTGGGAAGACAATCTTACTTGTGACTCATCAAGTTGACTTCCTTCCAgcatttgattttcttttg TTGATGTCAGATGGAGAGATCATACAAGCTGCCCCTTATCATCAATTGTTAACTACAAGCAAAGAATTTCAGGAACTTGTGAATGCTCACAAAGAAACCGCTGGTTCTGACCGGCTTGTGGATGTTACTTCTTCTGCAAGACATTCGAATCCTGCTAAAGAGATTAGAAAAACATATGTGGAGAAAGAACAGCAATATGAAGCACCGAAAGGTGATCAATTGATTAAACaagaagagagagagatagGAGATCAAGGGTTTAAGCCTTACTTACAGTATCTGAATCAGAACAGAGGATATGTATACTTCTCAGTGGCTTCTGTTTCTCACCTTATATTTGTGATTGGCCAGATATTGCAAAACTCATGGATGGCTGCTAATGTTGACAATCCTAAAGTCAGCACTTTGAGATTGATTCTAGTTTACTTATTGATTGGAGTTACTTCAACAGTGTTCTTATTGATGAGAAGTCTTTTCACAGTTGCTTTGGGTCTTCAATCTTCAAAGTCTTTATTTTTACGGCTACTGAACTCATTATTTCGCGCACCGATGTCGTTTTATGATTCTACGCCTTTGGGACGAATACTTAGTAGG GTCTCTTCTGATCTCAGCATTGTTGATCTTGATGTTCCATTTGGCCTTCTTTTCACTGTGGGAGCTACGACGAATTGCTATGCAAGTCTAACTGTTTTAGCAGTGGTTACTTGGCAAGTCTTGTTTGTCTCTATACCGATGGTTTATTTTGCGCTGCGCTTACAG AAATATTACTTTGCTTCGGCAAAAGAACTAATGCGGATGAATGGCACAACAAAATCCTTTGTAGCTAACCATCTAGCAGAATCTGTTGCTGGAGCTGTGACAATAAGGGCTTTTGAAGAGGAAGACCGCTTTTTTGTGAAGAACCTTGATCTAATTGATATCAATGGTACTCCTTTCTTCCATAGTTTTGCTGCAAATGAATGGTTGATTCAACGGTTGGAAACAGTTAGTGCTGTTGTTCTTGCGTCTGCTGCACTTTGCATGGTTATACTTCCACCTGGCACTTTCTCCTCTG GATTTATTGGCATGGCTCTCTCTTATGGTCTTTCATTAAACGCTTCCTTAGTGttttcaattcaaaatcaaTGCAATATAGCAAATTACATAATATCAGTGGAGAGGCTAAATCAATATATGCACGTAAAAAGTGAGGCACCAGAAGTAATAGAAGGAAATCGTCCTCCGGTGAATTGGCCAATTGTTGGAAAAGTAGAAATAAAGGAACTACag ATACGGTACAGGCCTGATGCACCACTAGTACTCCGTGGGATCACATGTACCTTTGAAGGAGGACACAAAATTGGTATTGTTGGCCGGACAGGCAGCGGCAAGACCACTCTAATTGGCGCTTTATTTCGTCTAGTAGAGCCAGAAGGTGGAAAAATCATTGTTGATGGCATTGACATTTCTTCCATTGGACTTCATGATTTGAGGTCACGTTTTGGTATCATACCTCAGGATCCTACTCTTTTTAATGGAACAGTTAGATACAATTTGGACCCTTTATCTCAACATTCTGATCAAGAGATATGGGAG GTTCTTGGAAAGTGTCAGTTGCAAGAGGCTGTTCAAGAGAAAGAAGGTGGCTTAGACTCCTCAG TTGTTGAAGACGGGGCGAATTGGAGCATGGGACAACGGCAGTTATTCTGTT